A region of Staphylococcus sp. IVB6181 DNA encodes the following proteins:
- the hutU gene encoding urocanate hydratase encodes MTKDVTEQGRQIRAKKGLEIECKGWEQEAVLRMLYNNLDPEVAEHPEKLVVYGGIGKAARNWEAFDAIVDTLRRLESDETMLVQSGKPVAVFKTHEEAPRVLLSNSVLVPKWANWEHFHELDKKGLMMYGQMTAGSWIYIGSQGIVQGTYETFAELANQHYNGSLKGTITLTAGLGGMGGAQPLAVTMNEGVVIGVDVDPSRIEKRIDTRYCDIITDSLDDALEKAQAAKEAGEALAIGLVGNAAEVHHEILKRDFKIDIVTDQTSAHDPLNGYVPEGYSLEEAEELREQDPERYVVLSKQSMKKHVEAMLKFQKRGAVAFDYGNNIRQVAFDEGLDNAFDFPGFVPAYIRPLFCEGKGPFRFAALSGDPKDIEVADKAMRELFPEDEKLLRWLDMASEKIAFQGLPSRIAWLGYGDRAKMGLKLNELVRTGEISAPIVIGRDHLDSGSVASPNRETESMKDGSEAVGDWAILNALVNTAAGGSWISVHHGGGVGMGYSLHAGMVVVADGSERADARLGRVLTSDPGMGVVRHADAGYDIAIDTAKEKGVDIPMLKEQDSNE; translated from the coding sequence ATGACTAAAGATGTAACAGAACAAGGCAGACAAATCCGCGCTAAAAAAGGTTTAGAAATCGAATGTAAAGGATGGGAACAAGAAGCAGTACTTCGAATGTTATACAACAACCTAGATCCAGAAGTCGCAGAACATCCTGAAAAGTTAGTCGTGTACGGCGGTATTGGTAAAGCAGCACGCAACTGGGAAGCATTTGATGCAATTGTAGATACATTGCGCCGTTTAGAAAGCGACGAAACAATGTTAGTACAATCAGGTAAACCTGTCGCAGTCTTTAAAACACATGAAGAAGCACCGCGTGTATTATTATCTAACTCTGTATTAGTACCTAAATGGGCTAATTGGGAACACTTCCATGAATTAGATAAAAAAGGCTTGATGATGTATGGCCAAATGACTGCTGGAAGCTGGATTTACATCGGCTCTCAAGGGATTGTACAAGGGACTTACGAAACATTTGCGGAACTTGCGAATCAGCATTACAACGGTTCATTAAAAGGTACAATCACATTAACAGCAGGTTTAGGCGGCATGGGCGGTGCGCAGCCATTAGCTGTTACTATGAACGAGGGTGTAGTCATCGGGGTAGATGTTGACCCGTCTCGTATCGAGAAACGTATCGATACACGTTATTGCGACATTATCACTGATTCTTTAGATGATGCTTTAGAAAAAGCACAAGCAGCTAAAGAAGCAGGCGAAGCACTAGCAATCGGTTTAGTCGGCAATGCGGCTGAAGTACACCATGAAATTTTAAAACGTGATTTCAAAATTGATATCGTAACAGACCAAACATCAGCGCATGACCCGTTAAACGGTTATGTTCCTGAAGGTTATTCTTTAGAAGAAGCTGAAGAATTACGCGAACAAGATCCTGAACGCTACGTGGTACTTTCTAAACAGTCAATGAAAAAACATGTTGAAGCGATGTTAAAATTCCAAAAACGCGGTGCAGTCGCATTCGACTATGGTAATAACATCCGCCAAGTGGCATTTGATGAAGGTTTAGACAATGCCTTCGATTTCCCAGGTTTCGTACCTGCATATATCCGACCATTATTCTGTGAAGGTAAAGGGCCTTTCCGTTTCGCAGCATTAAGCGGCGACCCTAAAGATATCGAAGTTGCAGATAAAGCAATGCGCGAACTGTTCCCTGAAGATGAGAAGTTATTGCGCTGGTTAGATATGGCAAGCGAGAAAATCGCATTCCAAGGTTTACCATCTCGTATCGCATGGTTAGGTTATGGCGACCGTGCAAAAATGGGCTTGAAACTTAACGAATTAGTACGTACAGGCGAAATCTCAGCACCGATTGTTATCGGACGCGACCACTTAGACTCTGGTTCAGTGGCTTCACCTAACCGTGAAACAGAATCAATGAAAGACGGATCAGAAGCAGTGGGCGACTGGGCAATCTTAAACGCATTAGTGAATACAGCTGCAGGCGGTTCATGGATTTCAGTGCACCATGGCGGCGGTGTAGGTATGGGTTATTCATTACATGCCGGTATGGTCGTTGTCGCAGATGGTTCAGAACGTGCAGACGCACGCTTAGGACGTGTACTTACATCAGATCCGGGTATGGGTGTAGTAAGACATGCTGATGCAGGTTACGATATTGCGATTGATACTGCGAAAGAAAAAGGTGTCGATATTCCAATGTTAAAGGAGCAAGATTCTAATGAGTAA
- the hutI gene encoding imidazolonepropionase, translated as MSNDVVIQNIAQLILPKKTDKPLKGKELNDLNVIENATLVVNDGKVVYAGEHTDLYEGKETVDATGKVVSPSLVDAHTHLVFGGSREHEMALKQQGASYLEILEQGGGILSTVKATREATEEELFKKTDKALREMMSYGVLTVESKSGYGLDKENELKQLKVSHELEDKYGITMKHTFLGPHAVPKEAESNQAFLQEMIDLLPEVKEYADFADIFCETGVFTVDESREYMKAAKEQGFDVKIHADEIDPLGGLGVAIEQGAISADHLVASSEEDKQALKDSDTVAVVLPGTTFYLGKDQYADARGMLENNGAVAIASDFNPGSNVTNNLQMVMAIAALKLKLTPNEIWNAVTVNAAKAIDADAGTLEKDDRANFVIWNVPNYEYVPYHYGINHAEYVYKDGKLFIDNRINVQQ; from the coding sequence ATGAGTAATGATGTTGTTATCCAAAATATTGCACAATTAATTTTACCTAAAAAGACGGATAAACCGTTAAAAGGCAAAGAATTGAATGATTTGAATGTAATAGAAAATGCTACATTAGTTGTAAATGACGGTAAAGTTGTTTATGCAGGTGAACATACTGATTTGTATGAAGGGAAAGAAACGGTTGATGCGACGGGCAAAGTCGTTTCTCCTTCACTTGTAGATGCACATACGCATCTTGTATTCGGCGGTTCAAGAGAACATGAAATGGCATTAAAACAACAAGGTGCATCCTACCTTGAAATCCTTGAACAAGGCGGCGGAATCCTTTCTACTGTGAAAGCAACACGCGAAGCGACTGAAGAAGAATTGTTCAAGAAAACAGACAAAGCATTGCGTGAAATGATGTCATATGGTGTCTTAACAGTTGAAAGCAAGAGCGGTTATGGTTTGGATAAAGAAAACGAATTGAAACAATTAAAAGTTTCACACGAATTAGAAGATAAATATGGTATTACAATGAAACATACTTTCTTAGGACCGCACGCGGTACCAAAAGAAGCAGAATCTAATCAAGCATTCTTGCAAGAAATGATTGATTTATTACCGGAAGTTAAAGAGTATGCGGACTTTGCGGATATCTTCTGCGAAACAGGTGTATTTACAGTAGATGAATCTCGCGAGTATATGAAAGCGGCTAAAGAACAAGGTTTCGATGTAAAAATCCACGCAGATGAAATCGATCCGTTAGGCGGTTTAGGTGTCGCAATCGAACAAGGTGCGATTTCAGCAGACCACCTTGTAGCTTCTAGCGAAGAAGACAAACAAGCCTTAAAAGACAGCGATACAGTTGCGGTGGTACTGCCAGGTACAACATTCTACCTAGGCAAAGATCAATATGCGGATGCACGCGGTATGTTAGAAAACAACGGTGCAGTAGCGATTGCATCTGACTTCAACCCAGGCAGCAACGTTACGAATAACTTGCAAATGGTGATGGCGATTGCTGCATTGAAATTAAAATTAACACCGAATGAAATTTGGAATGCAGTAACAGTCAATGCCGCTAAAGCTATTGATGCAGATGCAGGTACACTTGAAAAAGATGATCGTGCAAACTTCGTCATCTGGAACGTACCGAACTATGAATATGTACCGTACCATTATGGTATCAACCATGCAGAATACGTTTATAAAGATGGTAAATTATTCATCGATAATCGTATTAACGTACAGCAATAA